GGGTGGGCGGATCGATCTAAACATCAAGAGCATGGatgccaacactggtattggtatcggatcgatacaattgtaatttaatcgatattttaatttaaatatctctcatctacgttcattatacctctacaatcctgagcaaatgctgctttcacatcctggcccactttgctactcctttttattctttctttttttatcttatttaaaaggctgtaaagaattcattctacggtaactaataactaataattttgtggacttcaatatattaataaaaaatattgcctaaataattgatcattcattCACCTCAGAAATTATGACGTAGACCTACTGCACTCCCCtacacaaaagtttttttgtttaaagatttttttaagtaaaaagtatcgtatcggtatcggcaatactgaccctatatgtatttggtatcggatcgataacAAATTTTGCAGTATCGCCCACCACTAACTAAAGTGCGCTTGAGCAAGACActaaaccccaactgctccccacgtgccgcagcataaatggctgcccactgctccgggtgtgtgttctgGCTGTATGTAATGACACTATATTTTTGTCTAAACAATTCTTGTTTACTGAGTTGCTACACAGGCCTACTGTAACCGAAGGAaatgtacttctttttttttttaaatgtccattgAAAATGTTCCATTATAATATGCAAAATGCCACGTTATGCTGTTCAGGAAGAACAACGGGGGCACAAAGGAACATTTAGCAGTCTATAATCAAGGAAACACTGGGAATCATCACAACAGGCACTAAAGCAACACATACTGTAGACCCGATAACCACAAACTGAGACTGGGGCTTATGAAGACAGGATAATGAGGGACAGACAGGTGTGGGAAATCAACTTATAATCATATAACAACTaaacaagaacaggaaacagaCCCAATAAGGCAAAACAGGAACTGAAACACATGACAGAACAGGTCCAATCCTGACACAACATTACAGCATCATTTTTCTGAGATCATTTCTACTATGATAgacactagggatgcacgatattggattttggccgatattcgatatgccgaaatttcaaaataattttggccgatgccgataccgatatcgatatatatacaaatttttcgcctgatatatttaaactttaattttactgaagagaaatccatgtatctcttctgtactgattctaccataaatgtattattttacaaatgtagacagacattcacatctaaaaaacaggtcaattatttcacttggagaatatcggtttggctcatcggcagaaatattcatatcggccgataccgatgatggtcattttaagcttttatcggccgataccgatgttgtgccgatattatcgtgcatccctactagACACAATGATGTGAGACACAAGATGGCGCAAGTCACGTTCTGAAAAAGGGtgtggctagaagggatacagctacggCCACTTGtaacaatacattatttttgCTACCTATACgatagtgttttattaacgtctactaCACCTACCCCCAAACCTAAACCTACCTCTTACATATGCATATACAGTAGGCTAATTATTGTTGTTCCACACACAATAATATTGATGTGTGCATACCCTGTGGCCATTCTCGCTTCAACCATTAAATGAGAGAACATGCCGGTTTAATGAATGAAAGGAAAGGACGTGTCGTGACGTCAATCTCTGAAGGTACCACGgctcaaacccatgacctttgggttacaagacCAACTCTGTAACCATTTGGCCACGACAAATGGTTACTGGTACACATTGAACTACAGCAAAAAAttctttattgatttaattatttctttCCTTCATCATCGTAATCTATCTAGCCGAGTTTTTCGACCTCTGGAGATCGAGTCTCTGGATGATTCCTACAGCTGTGTGTtgaacaatcccatcagcaatcGAACTAAACCTCTCAACAGCACTGAACTCTGTCAGCAGTGTCCAGGTACAGTACATCTCTAGCAGTGCGCTTCTAACACTAGTTTTTTATctgaacatttaacattttcttcTGTCTCTTTCCTAACAACACGTCCACTGTTGCGATTTCCCTGAAGCTGTGATTCGATTGGTCATCTCTGCTGCGGTGGGCGTGGCTACTCTTGCCATAGTGGTCTATGATATTAGATCAAGAAGAACTGAACAAAGGCTAAAAGTAAACACAATTTAATTTTCCAAAACATTTCTGtgtaataatgtttataaatattgaTAAACTTCTGTCTTTTTCCTAATAAAGTTGTGCTATATAAAAGTCTGCTATTGTTTATTTGATCTGAGAGTCTAAGAAAAGGTAACCACTGAGGGAGTAAGATTAATACtagtgtagttttattttatttttttgtatatctgTCTGTTTTATTCAGTTATGAGATATTCTGTATAGGAAATATGTAGTTTCCAAAGTCAAAAGGCCTAGTGATAACACATTTGCAAAAAGATGCAACGGTTTAATTAATTTGCAACCACACGTTTATTGATTCGGCACAGGTGTGTCAGTGCTGTTGTGGTTGGGCGGTTTGGAGGTAAAGGAGGGCTGCAGATGGATGGATTTACAGGCCAAACATCACTCCATCAGGCGTTTGAAGGACTGAACCGTGGGGCAGACGGCGCCCCAGTCCACGGGCTTACGGTACTCCCCCTTCTCCAGTAGGTACTGGCGCCCCCTGTAGTTTGGATGCTCGTAGAAGATCCAGATCCCGTCCAGCACTTTACAGGAGTGGACTTCACGTGTCCGAAAGCGATCTACCACGGATGGACAATCCTCAGTGGTCTCATACACCTGGCCCGTGAAATCTCCCTTGTCATAGAGTTGGATCTTGTATTCAGAGCCACTTACCTGGAGAGGACAGAACACCCATTGAACATCAAATACACACAACATAGGATTTTGTATCCATGTGGGTGACTTACAAAGTGGATCATCTTGCAGGAGCAGAGGCGGTCGTTCAGACCCATCCAGCGTTGGTAATCCGGATACTCGCCTCGAGTCAGAACATACTGGTAGCCCATGAAGTTGGGCCTCTCGTAGATCACCCAGGCCCCGCTCTCCACACGGATGGAGTTACACCGGTTCAGGTAGGCATGGAAGTCCGAACAGTCGCTGTCGCACTCATACCGACGGCCCTGGAAGTTCTTGTCCTCGTAGAAAATGATCTGCACGAAGGTGACAGTGTAATTTTATTTCACCCtaagatattattttaataaactacCTCTGGTTACGTTACAggtctattaaatattattatttaaaaatataatatctaaaaattattttaatacaattataatttttgaattttatatataaatatataaatatatatatatatatatatatatatatatatatatatatatacacacacacacacacacacacacacacacacacacatacacacacacacaaaacttaataaaacatttatacaattatttttttgtacaaaaattaaaatggaaaaataaataaatgtatatcttatataagtgtatataaattaaatataaaattacaaataaaaataatttttacaatgctgttataaaaaacatacaatatataaactatatatatatatacacacacacatatatatattcagtattcaGGGCCATTCAGTTTTATTAAGCAGCCTATCACTTTGCTTAGTAGTAAATTACCCTtctccatccccagctcctcctttcgcccatatatatatatatatatatatatatatatatatatatatatatatatatatatatatatatatatatatatatatatgtatatatataatttaattgcaattgaattaaaaaagttaaacacAATCTTGTATGTCCAACCATTTCAAAATGGCTCTGTTGTCTATCACTAATCAGTCACAAATGGCAGTTAATAAATGATCAATAATCGGAGCAGAGTGTCCTGGTCACCTTCGTACTCACCCGGCCCATTCTGCAGAGGTTCGGCTGGCAGCGGCGCCTGTGGAAGGGGTAGGGTTGCAGAGCTGTGCTGGTTCAGGACTGTCCCACTCCGGCTCTTTTATACCCAGACATTCCTCTGTAAAGAGGACATTCGCTTTGTCATGAAAACCAGATCCAAAAATTGAGTCAGTGCTTTTTAGAAAAAGACCGGTGGATTATGGGATATAGAGACGGCATCGTGCGCGTGGGCCTGTTTAGATGTGTGATTATTCAGCTGTGTTGGTAGGTACACACACAACTCCACACGCACTTGTATTAAAAATTATTGGTCAATAGAAGTGGATAACAGACATCCTGTGTGCAAAGAATTGAAATTCCAGACTACACAATAGCctaataaacacataaacatgTGCATACACTTGCAAATGTATAAAACGCGCGCGCTCAGATACACACAAAAGTGCCATTCCTGGCTGCAAGCAAAAATCTCTGCCAAATATCAGGGATCAGATGAGCTTATATGGCTTCAGTGTGAACTACTTccatccaaaaacacacaaaaagaaaatatttcttaattatttgCTTAATACTCGTGTAATACATATTCTTTACGACTAACAAAAAAAATGCTTACTACAGCTAGCGAATTTAGTAAATGCTTTTAGAGACTTGtgtagtaaatataaatataaaatttgagCATAAAACCTTTAGTAGATAGCTAAAAGTgtgcacagaaaacaaaaacagtgcttGGAATGAACAAGAAACTGGTAAGAGTTTTAAAAACAAGTTATTTCGAGCTAAATATGCTAGCTAGCGAGGAAAGTAATTAGGATCTGGGATTAATTCTGCATAAATTTACATTAATGTTAATATGCTGCATCTGTTCAGATTCTAAGTGTGTGACACTTCGCTATCCCATAATTCCACAGGAGCtgaggaaaaaaatacataatagcacAGAGCTAAttgcttctctttttttaaatgtaagtgcTAAAAGTAATAATGAAATGTCATTCTTTGTGGTAAAAgtgtagtttttgcttttgttattgGTACAATACCACAAAACCAAGTACAATTCCAACATAATAGATAATTGACATGTCTGCATACCTACTTTCTTAATCAAATTTTGTTTAAGTATGACCACTAGGGTGCAGCGTTCATCTTTTCTTCAAAATAACACTTTAGCGCCAGAAATGATAACAATTAGCCACAATAACGCAGATCCCTCATAAATTGTCTTCAGAAAAtgctataatattatattttaaagactaCTTGTGTACAATAATATGGAGAACCATTTTCAGGTGAGAAAAGAATGTCTTTGTGAAGTTAAGGAGAAAAGTGGTTCAGAATGGGATTGTGATTCATATTAACTTATAAAACGCTCTTTCTGTAACATTAATCACCCGCATGTGAAATCCTAATACATGCACATTCAAAAACTGCTCTGTTGACCTTTGGCTTTGCATTTTCTGAACATTTTTCTAGAACGGAACAGAACTCGGGTTGTGggaattattaacaaaaaaacacacacacacacacacacacacacacaaaacaatgatAGTCTGCTTGTTTTAATGAATGTGGAACATAATTAGTTTTGTACTCCGTTTATCTGTATGAATCCTGTATGAGAAAGTTCACTTTCATGACAGTTTTGTTCTGTTACAGTCTATTCCAGGCTTAACTGGGACGCTAGTTTTTGTGTGCTAGTTTTCAAGGAACCGTGGTCTATATAATGAAGTGTCTTTGTACAGCTTTGCTCATAACATAAATAGCTCATCTGGAAATAATAATAGCTTTATTAGCACCTGTCATACAGTGTATAAGCCAAACCACTCAACGGGGCACGGCtctggatatatatataaaaggttaTGTTTCACAAAAAGCAAAAGTCATCTGggaaaaaatgttgaatacagaCAAAAATCAGAAAGTTAgcaatgttttgattttaatCCATTAAAGTGCATATGAAATTGGCAATTTTAACAATGCATATGGTGTAATTTCCCTTCACATTTCTTAGAGTGAGTTACAATCCCATGGATAGAAGACGAAACGCCAAACATTATCCTCCTGTATGGCACTAGATTGTGCATTACATAAGAAACTAAAGCAGTAACTaatacatatattcatatttcaGGGATATAGATTTTAATAAgatttaatataactttaaattaaattatacgcATATGTATCCATTTCTTTGTTGCATCAGGAAGAACCCAATGTATTTACAGTACAACAACCATCAGAGGTAGAACGTAATGGGTATgtaaataaatcagtttaaatgATTAACACGTGTAGATGAGAAATGCAAAATTGGTTGTTGAGGTATGATCAAGTTTTCTGAACAATCTTGCATCATATTTGTTTGGAAAACACAGTATGTGCACTTTAAATGAAGCATAAACTATATATGCATGCAATATAACTTTTATAGGCAAGTGTAAGCAATAGAGAAGATCATAGTCAACATTTCACTTTTAGCATCTCCTTCTCTCTGCAGTGACAGACTGCTAGTCATTCAGTACACATCCATGCAGGAAATATCGTGAGGTTTCACCATAAATCACTTGTTTTGGCTGCTAATTTTTGCAaatttctcaatattttatttatgttcacacTACAGTCTCCTGCACAACCAGAACTTAATACCTCCTAAGCGTTCACCGGAGTGTTAAATTAGTTCCGTAACATTTGTCAAATGCAATAAGGCGTCTTTTGTTGTGCTGCACTGAATGTGAAATCTCTATATCCACATTGACCTTTACTCACTGAGACAGAAGATTCAGCTCTTTAGatgtataaactatatatattttatgttttatcaaACCAATAGTTTTTATAGGTTTTTAGTACTGTATTATGTGCTAATAATGTAGCAGTAGAGCGTCCACAGAGAGTGTCGCAATGTACGAAATCTGAAATACCGCGAGACGTTCGTACTCCCATTCATCAAGTTCAAAGTAAAGTAAATCAACTACAAATTAATTTGTCTTGACATATCTTAAAGTAGCTTTATCTGCATGAGTTCATGACAATCGTAAAAGCTAtttgagttgttttgttttttaaacgctTTACTGATGATGTGatgcttttttctttcaaatggcAAAAGTTGTATGACGTCACTAAAGTGATTTGCTTTTATTAGCCGCCGTGACATTGAGACGTGGTGTCCACTACTCAACTGTAATGCTGTAGGTCACAGTTGTGATGTAGTAGCATTACACTGGGCAAAAGTGGGTATGCTGCGAGACCGTCTCATGACCAGACGGACCTCCACGTTAGGGAGACTGTCCTGTTTTATGTGGCTGCAACCCTCATCCGCTACAGCCATATGAAGGTTGAAACGCAGAGACACGGATTTCTTCCTCAGCTTGGGATTTCCTTTAAAGAATGACCCTTCCCATTGCCTGATGACCTTGTCAATCTTCTCTGTCCTATAGTAGACAAAAAGCAAagtaaaaaagcataaaaattagGATTACACAATCTCTggtgcaaaaatattaaataaaatgatgatTTAAAAGTTCCATCACAATTTTATTGCCTGTGGAGCCACATGCAAGATCAAACACGTCAAGATCTTTGTCCTTAAGGTGTGAAGTGCTTATGATTCTGCATTGAAGCGTGCAAATAAGTCGAAGGGAAACTCACTCCACATTTCCGTGACCCTCGGCGCTCTCCCTCACTACATTTCCTTCCAGAATCTCCTGAGTCTTCACAGTACAGATCTCCCCATTTTTGTTTAAGACTGGTTCTGGattagaaacacaaacacaacgtCTCTCAAGCCTCACAGCTGTGTATAATGAACCAGTTGTTGAGAATGattttggaaaataaaacaaGATGCATTCCAGGGCCTGTTTTAGGTTGGACGATGAGTTTAAGGGTCACCTGTGAGGATGACAAGACTCTGCTGTCCCTGAAGGCCCGGGCTTATTTTTGGAGTCCTCTCAGTGAAGAACGGCTCAGCGATTTCCTCGTCACATCCGTTGGGCAGGCCGTTCTGCTCTGAATTAGGAACGGACCCCTTCCATGGCTTCAGCTTTAGAGGCCGACCATCTGTGTTCAGAAACCTGTGGTTCAGGAGGGAAAGAAGAAGCGGTTTTGATTCAAGACCACACTCATCTTAATCGGTACCTTAGAAACCTCTTTGGGTTGACTGACTGTTTATAACATCAAGGGCACAATGCCAAAACCCTGTCAGATTCCAGTGTATTACTTTGGAGTTGCATAAAAGACATCATACAAGTTTGAGCGTGTGCTAACGGTTTTTATTACATAAACGAATACAGCTCAGTAAATCTATCTCTCCTACCTGCCCTCCTCGTGTTCCAGGAGTTTCCTGTACGTTGCAATCTCTCTCTCCAGCCTCATCTTGGTGTTGAGGAGCTGGGTATGGTTCTGTTTCTGGATTTCCAGACCATCCCGCACAGTTTCTAGCTCAGACTCCAAACTCCACACAGACCGAGACAGATCCTTGAGCTGCACAGAGTACTGGAGCTGAGTGTGGTGTAGGGAGCTATGGAGACTCCTTTCCTGGAGAGATAAAacagaattgttatttattaCCAACATCTACACCCCTTTTACCAGCCTACAACCCAAGACACTGGGATAGGCTCTGGCATCCCTGTGTCCCTTTGTTTTGGACAATATTTTTGGAGAATAGCTTAATGAATGAATGGATCTTCAGGGGTTGTGGAATGGAATAGAGTGGTCTGAAATTGTGACCAGTGACCAACATATTGCAGGGTCAAGGTCATCTTCTATTTAAGTCAAGTCACTTCAGTGCCAGTGCCACTTCATCCATGCAATGCCATCGTGTTTTACGCGGTCAGTCCCCCTGGAACAACCTGGGATTACAGTagatgctttgctcaagggcacgaTGATGGCTCATAGATTGCATCTTGCAGTGTTAGATCCACCAACCTTTATGTTATTTTCAATCCCCTTGAAGGAACCTGGAGttaaaaaaaagatcaaaccA
This DNA window, taken from Carassius auratus strain Wakin chromosome 47, ASM336829v1, whole genome shotgun sequence, encodes the following:
- the LOC113064766 gene encoding gamma-crystallin S isoform X1, which produces MGRVSTKIIFYEDKNFQGRRYECDSDCSDFHAYLNRCNSIRVESGAWVIYERPNFMGYQYVLTRGEYPDYQRWMGLNDRLCSCKMIHFVSGSEYKIQLYDKGDFTGQVYETTEDCPSVVDRFRTREVHSCKVLDGIWIFYEHPNYRGRQYLLEKGEYRKPVDWGAVCPTVQSFKRLME
- the LOC113064766 gene encoding gamma-crystallin S isoform X2, with protein sequence MGRIIFYEDKNFQGRRYECDSDCSDFHAYLNRCNSIRVESGAWVIYERPNFMGYQYVLTRGEYPDYQRWMGLNDRLCSCKMIHFVSGSEYKIQLYDKGDFTGQVYETTEDCPSVVDRFRTREVHSCKVLDGIWIFYEHPNYRGRQYLLEKGEYRKPVDWGAVCPTVQSFKRLME